One stretch of Streptomyces sp. R21 DNA includes these proteins:
- a CDS encoding MBL fold metallo-hydrolase yields the protein MKLTVVGCSGSFPSAESACSSYLVEADGFRLLLDMGNGALGELQRHCGLYDLDAIFLSHLHADHCIDMCAYFVARYYRHDGGRAAPIPVYGPEGTEQRLTTAYADTPSASSMSEVFDFHTVKPGTFEIGPFTVHTEKVRHPVEAYGIRVEHGGRSLTYSGDTGVSEALDELARDTDLFLCEAAFTHGKENIADLHLNGLEAGETAARAGARRLVLTHIPPWTDPQINLADARTAFAGPVELAAPRVSYEI from the coding sequence ATGAAGCTCACCGTCGTCGGCTGCTCGGGGTCGTTCCCGTCCGCGGAATCGGCCTGCTCGAGCTACCTCGTCGAGGCCGACGGCTTCCGGCTGCTTCTCGACATGGGCAATGGTGCCCTTGGCGAGTTGCAGCGCCACTGCGGTCTCTACGACCTCGACGCGATCTTCCTCAGCCATCTGCACGCCGACCACTGCATCGACATGTGCGCGTATTTCGTCGCGCGCTACTACCGCCACGACGGCGGCCGTGCCGCTCCGATCCCGGTCTATGGGCCCGAGGGCACGGAGCAGCGTCTGACCACCGCGTACGCGGACACTCCTTCGGCCTCCTCGATGAGTGAGGTCTTCGACTTCCACACGGTCAAGCCGGGTACGTTCGAGATCGGTCCGTTCACCGTGCACACGGAGAAGGTGCGCCACCCTGTGGAGGCGTACGGCATCCGGGTGGAGCACGGTGGGAGGTCGCTCACGTACTCCGGGGACACGGGCGTGAGCGAGGCTCTGGACGAACTCGCCCGGGACACCGATCTGTTCCTGTGCGAGGCGGCGTTCACGCACGGCAAGGAGAACATTGCGGATCTGCATCTCAACGGCCTTGAGGCGGGCGAGACGGCGGCCCGTGCCGGGGCGCGTCGGCTGGTGCTGACGCACATCCCGCCGTGGACGGACCCGCAGATCAATCTGGCGGACGCGCGGACCGCGTTCGCGGGTCCGGTGGAGCTGGCGGCGCCTCGGGTGTCGTACGAGATCTGA
- a CDS encoding type II toxin-antitoxin system PemK/MazF family toxin encodes MDTSWWLALAAVVLLALVATLVDGWGRRGRRPSARTRPPGRPRQRGARPQPAEIWWANVPYEDGPGVKDRPCLVLNVRGDRATVAKITSKYHDERAGVIPLPPGAVGDAHGRASFLETDELRDVPLWDFRRRVGVVDPVLWDQVRYLAG; translated from the coding sequence ATGGACACGTCCTGGTGGCTCGCGCTCGCGGCCGTCGTGCTGCTCGCACTCGTCGCGACCCTCGTCGACGGCTGGGGACGACGCGGCCGCCGACCGTCCGCCCGCACCCGCCCGCCGGGCCGCCCCCGGCAGCGCGGCGCCCGGCCGCAGCCCGCCGAGATCTGGTGGGCGAACGTCCCCTATGAGGACGGCCCCGGCGTGAAGGACCGACCCTGCCTCGTTCTGAACGTACGTGGCGACCGCGCCACCGTTGCCAAGATCACCAGCAAGTACCACGACGAACGCGCCGGAGTGATCCCCCTGCCCCCCGGAGCCGTGGGCGACGCCCACGGCCGCGCCAGCTTCCTCGAAACGGACGAACTCCGCGACGTACCCCTCTGGGACTTCCGCCGCCGCGTCGGCGTGGTCGACCCGGTCCTGTGGGACCAGGTCCGCTACCTGGCGGGATAG
- the rdgB gene encoding RdgB/HAM1 family non-canonical purine NTP pyrophosphatase has translation MTRLILATRNAGKITELHAILADAGLPHELVGADAYPDIPDVKETGVTFAENALLKAHALAQATGLPAIADDSGLCVDVLNGAPGIFSARWAGKHGDDRANLDLLLAQLSDIADEHRGAHFACAAALALPDGTERVVEGQLRGTLRHAPTGTNGFGYDPILQPEGDTRTCAELTPAEKNAISHRGKAFRALAPVVRELLG, from the coding sequence ATGACCCGCCTGATCCTCGCCACCCGCAACGCCGGAAAGATCACCGAGCTGCACGCGATCCTCGCCGACGCCGGCCTCCCGCACGAACTCGTCGGCGCCGACGCCTACCCCGACATCCCCGACGTCAAGGAAACCGGCGTCACCTTCGCCGAGAACGCCCTCCTCAAGGCCCACGCCCTCGCCCAGGCCACCGGCCTCCCGGCGATCGCCGACGACTCGGGCCTGTGCGTCGACGTCCTCAACGGCGCGCCGGGCATCTTCTCCGCCCGCTGGGCAGGAAAGCACGGCGACGACCGAGCCAACCTGGACCTTCTCCTGGCCCAACTGTCGGACATCGCCGACGAGCACCGGGGCGCCCATTTCGCGTGCGCGGCAGCACTCGCCCTCCCGGACGGCACGGAGCGGGTCGTCGAGGGCCAACTCCGCGGAACCCTGCGCCACGCCCCCACCGGCACGAACGGCTTCGGCTACGACCCGATCCTCCAGCCGGAGGGCGACACGCGAACGTGCGCCGAGCTGACCCCGGCCGAGAAGAACGCGATCAGCCATCGGGGGAAGGCGTTCCGGGCGTTGGCGCCGGTCGTAAGGGAGTTGCTCGGCTAG
- the bcp gene encoding thioredoxin-dependent thiol peroxidase gives MSERLQPGDTAPAFTLPDADGNEVSLADHKGRKVIVYFYPAALTPGCTKQACDFTDNLEVLAGAGYDVIGISPDKPEKLAKFREKESLKVTLLADPEKTVTEAYAAYGEKKNYGKTYMGVIRSTVIVDEQGKVERALYNVRATGHVAKIIKDLGI, from the coding sequence ATGAGCGAGCGACTCCAGCCCGGCGACACCGCCCCCGCCTTCACCCTGCCCGACGCCGACGGCAACGAGGTCTCCCTCGCCGACCACAAGGGCCGCAAGGTCATCGTCTACTTCTACCCCGCCGCCCTCACCCCCGGGTGCACCAAGCAGGCCTGCGACTTCACGGACAACCTGGAGGTGCTGGCGGGCGCGGGCTACGACGTCATCGGCATCTCCCCCGACAAGCCCGAAAAGCTCGCCAAGTTCCGCGAGAAGGAGTCCCTCAAGGTCACCCTGCTGGCCGACCCCGAGAAGACCGTCACCGAGGCCTACGCCGCCTACGGCGAGAAGAAGAACTACGGCAAGACGTACATGGGCGTCATCCGCTCCACGGTCATCGTGGACGAGCAGGGCAAGGTCGAACGCGCCCTGTACAACGTGCGGGCGACGGGCCACGTGGCGAAGATCATCAAGGATCTGGGGATCTGA
- a CDS encoding DUF3618 domain-containing protein, whose product MSDTSRASDIRTPAEIEADIKRRREVLADTLDEIGVRVHPKTIVGDAKAKVVSNIDHTLGRAYVGVNRVVSEVKGQLVTEEGAPRLERIVPVALVVVGVVGLLAVGSRRRKG is encoded by the coding sequence GTGTCGGATACGTCGAGAGCGTCGGATATCAGGACTCCGGCGGAGATCGAGGCGGACATCAAGCGCCGCCGTGAGGTGCTCGCCGATACGCTCGACGAGATCGGCGTGCGGGTGCACCCGAAGACGATCGTCGGCGACGCGAAGGCCAAGGTCGTCTCCAACATCGACCACACGCTCGGGCGTGCGTACGTCGGGGTCAACCGGGTCGTCAGCGAGGTGAAGGGCCAGCTCGTCACCGAGGAGGGCGCGCCGCGGCTGGAGCGCATCGTGCCGGTGGCGCTCGTCGTGGTGGGGGTCGTGGGGCTGCTCGCGGTGGGTTCGCGGCGGCGCAAGGGCTGA
- a CDS encoding co-chaperone GroES: MSANRDKHSTHDDKLPIRMLHDRVLVRQDAAEGERRSGGGILIPATAAVGRRLAWAEVVAVGQNVRTVEPGDRVLYDPEDRAEVEVRGTAYVLMRERDLHAVAADRFEGSEDSTGLYL, translated from the coding sequence GTGAGCGCCAATCGGGACAAGCACAGCACCCATGACGACAAGTTGCCCATCCGCATGCTGCACGACCGTGTGCTGGTGCGGCAGGACGCCGCCGAGGGCGAGCGGCGTTCCGGCGGCGGCATCCTGATCCCCGCGACGGCGGCCGTCGGCCGGCGCCTCGCCTGGGCCGAGGTCGTCGCGGTCGGGCAGAACGTGCGGACCGTCGAGCCGGGCGACCGCGTGCTGTACGACCCGGAGGACCGCGCCGAGGTCGAGGTGCGCGGCACCGCGTACGTGCTGATGCGTGAGCGCGATCTGCACGCCGTGGCCGCGGACCGTTTCGAGGGGTCCGAGGACTCCACCGGGCTGTATCTGTAG
- a CDS encoding multidrug efflux SMR transporter, whose protein sequence is MAWVLLLVAGLLEVGWSVGMKYTDGFTRLWPSLGTGVGIAASMLLLSYAAKSLPIGTAYGVWVGIGAAGAAAYGMVVLGEPATAARIFFVCLLLLAVVGLKVTSGH, encoded by the coding sequence ATGGCCTGGGTTCTGCTGCTTGTCGCCGGTCTGCTGGAGGTCGGCTGGTCGGTGGGCATGAAGTACACCGACGGGTTCACCCGGTTGTGGCCCAGTCTGGGGACGGGCGTCGGTATCGCTGCGAGCATGCTGCTGCTGTCGTACGCGGCGAAGTCGCTGCCCATCGGGACGGCGTACGGCGTGTGGGTCGGGATCGGCGCGGCCGGGGCGGCGGCGTACGGCATGGTGGTGCTGGGGGAGCCGGCGACCGCCGCCCGGATCTTCTTCGTCTGTCTGCTGCTGCTGGCCGTGGTGGGGCTGAAGGTCACCTCCGGGCACTGA